The Delphinus delphis chromosome 2, mDelDel1.2, whole genome shotgun sequence genome contains a region encoding:
- the LOC132420571 gene encoding creatine kinase U-type, mitochondrial, translated as MAGPFSRLLSARPGLRLLALAGAGSLAAGFLLRSEPVRAAGERRRLYPPSAEYPDLRKHNNCMASHLTPAVYARLCDKTTPTGWTLDQCIQTGVDNPGHPFIKTVGMVAGDEETYEVFAELFDPVIQERHNGYNPQTMKHTTDLDASKIRSGYFDERYVLSTRVRTGRSIRGLSLPPACTRAERREVERVVVEALSGLKGDLAGRYYRLSEMTEAEQQQLIDDHFLFDKPVSPLLTAAGMARDWPDARGIWHNNEKSFLIWVNEEDHTRVISMEKGGNMKKVFERFCRGLKEVERLIQERGWEFMWNERLGYILTCPSNLGTGLRAGVHIKLPLLSKDSRFPKILENLRLQKRGTGGVDTAATGGIIDISNLDRLGKSEVELVQLVIDGVNYLIDCERRLERGQDIRVPPPLPNKH; from the exons ATGGCTGGTCCCTTCTCTCGTCTCCTGTCTGCCCGCCCGGGGCTCAGACTCCTGGCTTTGGCTGGAGCTGGGTCTCTAGCCGCTGGATTTCTTCTCCGCTCGGAACCTGTTCGAGCCGCCGGCGAACGACGGAGGCTGTATCCCCCGAG TGCTGAGTACCCAGACCTCCGAAAGCACAACAACTGCATGGCCAGTCACCTGACCCCAGCAGTCTATGCCCGGCTCTGCGACAAGACCACACCCACTGGTTGGACGCTAGATCAATGTATCCAGACTGGCGTGGACAACCCTGGCCACCCCTTCATCAAGACTGTGGGCATGGTAGCTGGTGATGAGGAGACCTATGAG GTATTTGCTGAGCTGTTTGACCCTGTGATCCAAGAGCGACACAATGGATACAACCCCCAGACAATGAAACATACCACTGACCTGGATGCCAGCAAG ATCCGTTCTGGCTACTTTGATGAGAGGTATGTATTGTCCACAAGAGTCAGAACTGGCCGAAGTATCCGGGGTCTCAGCCTGCCTCCAGCCTGCACCCGGGCAGAGCGACGAGAGGTGGAGCGTGTTGTGGTGGAGGCACTGAGTGGCCTGAAGGGTGACCTGGCTGGACGCTACTATCGGCTCAGTGAGATGACAGAGGCTGAGCAGCAGCAGCTAATTGAT GACCACTTCCTGTTTGATAAACCTGTGTCCCCATTATTGACCGCAGCAGGAATGGCTCGAGACTGGCCAGATGCTCGTGGAATCTG GCACAACAATGAGAAGAGCTTCTTGATCTGGGTGAATGAGGAGGATCATACACGGGTCATCTCCATGGAGAAGGGTGGCAACATGAAGAAAGTGTTTGAAAGATTCTGCCGAGGCCTCAAAGAG GTGGAGCGGCTGATCCAGGAGCGTGGCTGGGAGTTCATGTGGAATGAGCGTTTGGGATACATCTTGACCTGTCCATCTAACCTAGGCACTGGACTTCGGGCAGGAGTGCACATCAAACTGCCCCTGCTAAGCAAA GATAGCCGCTTCCCAAAGATCCTAGAGAACCTAAGACTCCAAAAACGTGGAACTGGAGGAGTGGACACAGCTGCCACAGGCGGCATCATTGACATCTCTAATTTGGACCGACTGGGCAAGTCAGAG GTGGAGCTGGTGCAGCTGGTCATCGATGGAGTAAACTATTTGATTGACTGTGAACGGCGTCTGGAGAGAGGCCAGGATATCCGCGTCCCTCCGCCTCTCCCCAACAAGCATTAA